The following are from one region of the Hyalangium gracile genome:
- a CDS encoding M24 family metallopeptidase, producing the protein MERGVAMKRGYLLILCCVLGSACRSGSSGEPPPESKLLPWSRQIEVREGWLTRRHELLLPMMRRHGVGMWIIVNEEFHDDPLTQFVAPPRPYASTRDIFVFIDAGEQGLKKVALPFQPEEHVSRFFETPRTPSGQAYALSELFLQYQPRAIGLSLGGRRGITRSLTVASHAFLTEGMGPEAAQRFVSAEPLIEEYLDTRLPEELPHYTTLVAVTERVARQALSQEVISPGRTTVGDIRRWLYDRAGALGLGMWFQPDLRVQRQGLVPPGGFGNLISPATDELVLQRGDLIHLDFGLSYMGLHSDWQRMAYLLREGEEDAPAGLKQALAHTHALQDALMLRASRPERTVAEVYDAALAEMSERGIQARIYSHPLGNHGHGLGSGIDEGTARREPPPRLRQGSYIALELNTLSEVPEWGGQKVLVMQEDPARLTDEGWKLFAPRQEQYYLVP; encoded by the coding sequence ATGGAACGAGGAGTCGCGATGAAGCGGGGATACCTGCTGATCCTGTGCTGCGTCCTCGGGTCGGCCTGCCGCTCGGGCTCCTCGGGAGAGCCGCCCCCGGAGTCCAAGCTCCTGCCCTGGTCCCGGCAGATCGAGGTGCGGGAAGGCTGGCTCACCCGGCGCCACGAGCTGCTGCTGCCCATGATGCGGCGCCATGGCGTGGGCATGTGGATCATCGTCAACGAGGAGTTCCACGACGATCCGCTCACCCAGTTCGTCGCCCCGCCGCGCCCGTACGCCAGCACGCGGGACATCTTCGTCTTCATCGACGCGGGGGAGCAGGGGCTCAAGAAGGTGGCGCTGCCGTTCCAGCCCGAGGAGCACGTCTCCAGATTCTTCGAGACGCCGCGGACGCCCTCGGGACAGGCCTATGCGCTGTCCGAGCTGTTCCTCCAGTACCAGCCGCGCGCCATCGGCCTGAGCCTGGGAGGCCGGCGCGGCATCACCCGCAGCCTGACGGTGGCCAGCCACGCCTTCCTCACCGAGGGCATGGGCCCCGAGGCGGCGCAGCGCTTCGTGAGCGCCGAGCCGCTCATCGAGGAGTACCTGGACACCCGGCTGCCCGAGGAGCTGCCGCACTACACCACCCTGGTCGCCGTCACCGAGCGGGTGGCTCGCCAGGCGCTCTCGCAAGAGGTGATTTCTCCGGGCCGGACGACGGTGGGGGACATCCGGCGCTGGCTCTACGATCGCGCGGGAGCGCTGGGGCTGGGCATGTGGTTCCAGCCGGACCTGCGCGTCCAGCGCCAGGGGCTGGTCCCCCCGGGCGGCTTCGGGAACCTGATATCCCCCGCGACGGATGAGCTGGTGCTCCAGCGGGGAGACCTCATCCACCTGGACTTCGGCCTGAGCTACATGGGGCTGCACAGCGACTGGCAGCGGATGGCGTACCTGCTGCGCGAGGGAGAGGAGGACGCGCCCGCGGGGCTGAAGCAGGCGCTGGCCCACACCCACGCGCTGCAGGACGCGCTGATGCTGCGCGCCTCGAGGCCCGAGCGGACCGTCGCCGAAGTCTATGACGCGGCCCTGGCGGAGATGAGCGAGCGAGGCATCCAGGCCCGCATCTACAGCCATCCGCTGGGCAACCACGGGCACGGCCTGGGCTCGGGCATCGACGAGGGGACGGCGCGCCGCGAGCCCCCGCCCCGGCTCCGCCAGGGCTCGTACATCGCCCTGGAGCTGAACACGCTGAGCGAGGTGCCGGAGTGGGGCGGCCAGAAGGTCCTCGTCATGCAGGAGGATCCCGCCCGGCTGACGGACGAGGGCTGGAAGCTCTTCGCCCCCCGGCAGGAGCAGTACTACCTGGTCCCCTGA
- a CDS encoding pectin acetylesterase-family hydrolase encodes MKRLLLPSLLALMLAPAVSRAEVLLPSIIDVLVDGGNNYAWEKVALPGTVCGNGSQYKFWIRKTTSPNLLFLFEGGGACWDYETCSGRAGVLGAANPNGIADDYITQFTAKYVSPIVNGADPGLPLRSKRDLVTKDWNIVYMPYCTGDVHVGNNTATYTDPTGANPPLVWRHNGYANTIAAANYAKTRFPSVQKLLVTGYSAGGAATSSSYYFVRKIMNPARGYLLNDSGPIFLAPNATDLSRALHDKIRQSWNLNSVFALLPASFNMNNFGSINRMVATEFPNDQLAYTGYTQDYNYSRFSYERFRTPNDEASVHAYWKVDQDKLVQELNLFNNFSYFIPHHRPINSSHCSTVITFIGAHACQRMEKKKYFWEYLDAPWQSYKCYSEFVPMDVFLSRWINDNQRVRIYEPANNYNNEDAGMSAVAFLVNSALGD; translated from the coding sequence ATGAAGCGCCTTCTCTTGCCGAGCCTGCTGGCCCTCATGCTTGCGCCGGCGGTCTCCCGCGCCGAAGTGCTGCTCCCCTCGATCATCGACGTGCTGGTCGACGGCGGTAACAACTACGCCTGGGAGAAGGTGGCCCTTCCCGGCACCGTCTGTGGCAACGGCTCCCAGTACAAGTTCTGGATTCGCAAGACGACCTCGCCCAACCTCCTGTTCCTCTTCGAGGGCGGCGGCGCGTGTTGGGACTACGAGACGTGTAGCGGCCGCGCCGGAGTACTGGGCGCCGCCAACCCCAACGGCATCGCGGACGACTACATCACCCAGTTCACGGCCAAGTACGTCTCGCCCATCGTGAACGGCGCGGACCCGGGCCTGCCGCTGCGCAGCAAGCGGGACCTGGTCACCAAGGACTGGAACATCGTCTACATGCCGTACTGCACCGGTGACGTGCACGTGGGCAACAACACCGCCACCTATACGGACCCCACGGGGGCCAACCCGCCGCTGGTGTGGCGCCACAACGGCTACGCCAACACCATCGCCGCGGCCAACTACGCCAAGACGCGCTTCCCCAGCGTGCAGAAGCTGCTGGTGACGGGCTACAGCGCGGGCGGCGCGGCCACCTCGTCCTCGTACTACTTCGTGCGCAAGATCATGAACCCGGCGCGCGGCTACCTGCTGAATGACTCGGGCCCCATCTTCCTGGCGCCGAACGCGACGGACCTGTCCCGCGCGCTGCACGACAAGATCCGCCAGTCCTGGAACCTGAACTCCGTGTTCGCGCTGCTGCCCGCCTCGTTCAACATGAACAACTTCGGCAGCATCAACCGCATGGTGGCCACCGAGTTCCCCAATGATCAGCTGGCCTACACGGGCTACACGCAGGACTACAACTACTCGCGCTTCTCGTACGAGCGCTTCCGCACGCCGAACGATGAGGCCTCCGTCCACGCCTACTGGAAGGTGGACCAGGACAAGCTGGTGCAGGAGCTGAACCTCTTCAACAACTTCAGCTACTTCATCCCGCACCACCGCCCCATCAACTCCAGCCACTGCAGCACCGTCATCACCTTCATCGGCGCGCACGCCTGCCAGCGCATGGAGAAGAAGAAGTACTTCTGGGAGTACCTGGACGCGCCGTGGCAGAGCTACAAGTGCTACAGCGAGTTCGTCCCCATGGACGTCTTCCTGAGCCGCTGGATCAACGACAACCAGCGCGTCCGCATCTACGAGCCGGCCAACAACTACAACAACGAGGACGCGGGCATGAGCGCCGTGGCCTTCCTGGTCAACTCCGCCCTCGGCGACTAG
- a CDS encoding ABC transporter ATP-binding protein, with translation MSDASGRPARKPMIEVKGLYKSFGGQEILRGVDLVVEEGTTCVLMGVSGSGKTVLMKHLVGLLQPDRGTVIIDGQDISKLDEAGMDQLRRKLGILFQANALFDSLTVFDNVAFPLRERTKMSEAEILESVNKSLAVVGLTHAAKKFPGELSGGMQKRVGFARAAILQPSILLYDDPTAGLDPLTTASVNEVIFTGKQQLGATSLVITPDVASGFRVGDTLALMHEGRVVQAGLPEEFRRAEHPAVKSFLNTWLQRQNQRPRGGGDAQGTR, from the coding sequence ATGAGTGACGCGAGCGGTCGGCCGGCGCGCAAGCCGATGATCGAAGTAAAGGGCCTCTACAAGTCCTTCGGGGGGCAGGAGATCCTCCGAGGGGTGGACCTGGTGGTGGAGGAGGGGACCACCTGCGTGCTGATGGGGGTGTCCGGCTCGGGCAAGACGGTGCTGATGAAGCACCTGGTGGGGCTGCTGCAGCCAGACCGGGGCACGGTCATCATCGACGGCCAGGACATCTCGAAGCTGGACGAGGCGGGGATGGATCAGCTGCGGCGCAAGCTGGGCATCCTCTTCCAGGCCAACGCTCTCTTCGACTCGCTCACCGTCTTCGACAACGTGGCCTTCCCGCTGCGCGAGCGCACGAAGATGTCGGAGGCCGAAATCCTGGAGTCCGTGAACAAGTCGCTGGCCGTGGTGGGGCTGACGCACGCGGCGAAGAAGTTCCCGGGCGAGCTGTCCGGCGGCATGCAGAAGCGCGTGGGCTTCGCGCGCGCGGCCATCCTCCAGCCGAGCATCCTCCTCTATGACGACCCGACGGCCGGTCTGGATCCGCTCACCACGGCCTCCGTCAACGAGGTCATCTTCACGGGCAAGCAGCAGCTGGGGGCCACCTCGCTGGTCATCACCCCGGACGTGGCGTCCGGCTTCCGGGTGGGAGACACCCTGGCCCTCATGCACGAGGGGCGCGTCGTCCAGGCCGGCCTGCCCGAGGAGTTCCGTCGCGCGGAGCACCCGGCGGTGAAGTCCTTCCTGAACACCTGGCTGCAGCGCCAGAACCAGCGCCCCCGCGGAGGCGGAGACGCTCAGGGGACCAGGTAG
- a CDS encoding sugar nucleotide-binding protein produces MANRAILTGASGTVGSRLSGFLRQQGFDVIPWDRRHVPVDDYAAMERFVREAAPEVVFHLATASQPTGRPGESWLINYEWTSELAWITRTLGIRFVFTSSVLVFTNDARGPFTRDSQPDATEGYGYEKRRAEERVFHQNPQARVARLGWQIGEEPTGNNMLAFLEGKMREEGRVRASARWYPACSLLDDTVRALHELSSAEPGLYQLDSNERWTFYDIARALNARHGNRWTVEPSEDFVYDQRMKEERIRLPSLGERLPGLP; encoded by the coding sequence ATGGCGAACAGGGCGATCCTCACGGGAGCGAGCGGGACGGTGGGCTCGCGCCTGTCCGGCTTCCTGCGGCAGCAGGGCTTCGACGTCATTCCATGGGACAGGAGGCACGTCCCCGTGGACGACTACGCCGCCATGGAGCGGTTCGTTCGCGAGGCGGCGCCCGAGGTGGTCTTCCACCTGGCCACGGCCTCGCAGCCCACGGGGCGGCCGGGGGAGTCCTGGCTCATCAACTACGAGTGGACCAGCGAGCTGGCGTGGATCACCCGGACGCTGGGCATCCGCTTCGTGTTCACCAGCAGCGTGCTGGTATTCACGAACGATGCCCGCGGGCCCTTCACGCGGGACTCCCAGCCGGACGCCACCGAGGGCTACGGCTACGAGAAGCGGCGGGCCGAGGAGCGCGTCTTCCACCAGAACCCCCAGGCCCGGGTGGCGCGGCTGGGCTGGCAGATCGGCGAGGAGCCCACGGGCAACAACATGCTGGCCTTCCTCGAGGGGAAGATGCGTGAGGAGGGCAGGGTGCGTGCCAGTGCGCGCTGGTACCCGGCATGCTCGTTGCTCGATGACACGGTGCGTGCACTGCATGAGCTCTCGAGCGCCGAGCCAGGCCTCTACCAATTGGACTCGAACGAGCGGTGGACCTTCTACGACATCGCCCGAGCGCTGAACGCCCGCCACGGGAACCGGTGGACGGTGGAGCCCTCGGAGGACTTCGTCTACGACCAGCGGATGAAGGAGGAGCGCATCCGGCTCCCCTCGCTCGGAGAGCGTCTGCCCGGGCTGCCCTGA
- a CDS encoding alpha-amylase family glycosyl hydrolase, which produces MTRSPALCALVLVCGALVAQAAPPARPAANPRGWQLEWARGAVFYEVFVRSFADSNGDGVGDFNGLTAKLDYLRELGVEGLWLMPVFESPSYHGYDVVDYEKVDSEYGTQEDFERLLREAHRRGIRIVVDFVINHTSSKHPWFEESASSPSSPRRDWYVWRADDPGWTQPWGGTHRVWHPKGDAHYYGIFWGGMPDLNYRNPEVRAEVKRLASLWLSRGVDGFRLDAARHLVEKGPGEQQNDTPETHAFWKEFSAHVRGVRPDALLVGEVWSESKNIIPYYGATTRLPGGDELPMLFNFPMGESMLGSLQAGDGARLATQLTEVSTAYPRGVLVAPFLANHDQVRVATQLEGQEGRMRMAPALLLTLPGTPFLYYGEEIGLPNGPKSEGDPGKRRPLPWDGTEKGGFTTGKPWAPFVEGWQQRNVAAQLGDTGSLLHRYRLLIHVRRASPALRVGTLRPLPRSSEAPSVVAYLREVEGERVLVVHNVGAAPATVSQVLPGTPMEQLFADPDVSATAEPGKKGTWKVSLPAYSSAVWRLR; this is translated from the coding sequence ATGACTCGGTCTCCCGCTCTCTGTGCCCTGGTCCTGGTGTGTGGCGCGCTCGTCGCCCAGGCGGCGCCTCCCGCGCGCCCCGCGGCGAACCCGCGTGGCTGGCAGCTCGAGTGGGCCCGTGGCGCCGTCTTCTATGAAGTCTTCGTCCGCAGCTTCGCGGACTCCAACGGCGACGGGGTGGGGGACTTCAACGGGCTCACCGCGAAGCTGGACTACCTGAGGGAGCTCGGCGTGGAGGGGCTGTGGCTCATGCCCGTCTTCGAGTCGCCCAGCTACCACGGCTACGACGTCGTCGATTACGAGAAGGTGGACTCGGAGTACGGCACGCAGGAGGACTTCGAGCGGCTGCTGCGCGAGGCCCACCGGCGCGGAATCCGCATCGTCGTGGACTTCGTCATCAACCACACCAGCTCCAAGCACCCGTGGTTCGAGGAGTCCGCGTCCTCGCCGAGCTCTCCCAGGCGCGACTGGTACGTGTGGCGCGCGGATGATCCGGGCTGGACGCAGCCGTGGGGCGGCACCCACCGCGTGTGGCACCCGAAGGGGGACGCGCACTACTACGGCATCTTCTGGGGCGGCATGCCGGACCTCAACTACCGCAACCCCGAGGTGCGCGCGGAGGTGAAGCGGTTGGCCTCGCTGTGGCTGTCGCGAGGCGTGGACGGCTTCCGGCTGGATGCCGCCCGCCACCTGGTGGAGAAGGGCCCGGGCGAGCAGCAGAACGACACCCCGGAGACGCACGCCTTCTGGAAGGAGTTCTCCGCCCACGTGCGCGGCGTCCGCCCCGATGCGCTCCTGGTGGGCGAGGTGTGGAGCGAGTCCAAGAACATCATTCCTTATTACGGCGCGACGACGCGGCTGCCGGGCGGCGACGAGCTGCCCATGCTCTTCAACTTCCCCATGGGCGAGTCGATGCTGGGCTCGCTCCAGGCGGGGGATGGGGCGCGGCTGGCCACGCAGCTCACCGAGGTGAGCACCGCCTATCCCCGGGGCGTGCTGGTGGCGCCGTTCCTCGCCAACCACGATCAGGTCCGCGTCGCCACCCAGCTCGAGGGCCAGGAGGGACGGATGCGGATGGCTCCGGCGCTGCTGCTGACGCTGCCCGGCACGCCCTTCCTCTATTACGGAGAGGAGATCGGCCTGCCCAACGGCCCGAAGAGCGAGGGAGATCCCGGCAAGCGCCGCCCGCTGCCGTGGGACGGCACGGAGAAGGGGGGCTTCACCACGGGCAAGCCGTGGGCGCCGTTCGTCGAGGGCTGGCAGCAGCGGAACGTCGCCGCGCAACTGGGTGACACCGGCTCGCTGCTGCACCGCTACCGGCTGCTCATCCACGTGCGCCGCGCGTCGCCCGCGCTCAGGGTGGGTACGCTCCGGCCGCTGCCTCGGAGCAGCGAGGCGCCCTCCGTGGTGGCCTACCTCCGCGAGGTGGAGGGCGAGCGGGTGCTGGTGGTCCACAACGTGGGGGCCGCGCCGGCCACCGTGAGCCAGGTGCTCCCGGGCACGCCCATGGAGCAGCTCTTCGCGGATCCGGACGTGAGCGCGACGGCCGAGCCCGGCAAGAAGGGCACCTGGAAGGTGTCGCTCCCCGCGTACTCCAGCGCCGTGTGGCGGCTGCGGTAG